The nucleotide window TACTTTTTGTGTGtggttttattgttttttctgttttgaatatCAATTTCCTACTacatattttaacttaaaactATGAAACATTGATTCGTATTAAGACCGATAGTAATTTGAGATAATGTATTGATCCATGCATCTGTGTACCGGATATGCCTTTAGTGTGAATTGTCGGTATAGCTTAACTTTTTATCTGGATGAGGGATGAGTTcagtgtatgtttggattgacggtGAATCCGTTAAAATCAAGGTGGTGTTTTGTGATGCTCCAAACCATAGCTTTTAGGAAAATCACGATCTCTCGCTGTGATTCTGCCAATTTCAccgccaatccaaacagaccaaATTAAACATACTTATATTTAGTTTAGCTTGTTTCAATTGTCTTTCTGATTTGTGTTGTTCTTTGTTTAATGTGGATTTATCTTCTGTACAATCAGAGGTTCTTATGAGGACAACATTAGAGACATCTTTGCCTCTGAGCTCAATATTGGTTAGTATTTCATCTTTGTTATTTATTCCATATCTGCAGTGTAATCACAGCAAACATTTGTTCCCTCGTGGATTTTGAAAATGTCTAACACCATTATTTTTATGGATATTGATTATCACTTGTACTTTTAGTAACAGCGTTCATGTATTTATCTCAAGTCATTATGTAAGCGGTTAAAGCTGTTAACATTTGGATATGTCTTTGCAGAAAGCTAAAGATgaatttctattaaaaaaagttttgtttgaTGCTTTACTATTGGTGGAGTACTCTTTTATCTATGAAAATGCCAAGAACATAAAAAGCCTTGCCTTGACCAGATTGATTATTACGCATGTGGCTGTAGAGTATCTTAGGTATGAAGAATAtggtgtattttatttatacttACATATAGCTCTTTATTTAACATTCGAAGCTTAATTCATTCTAGCTTATAGTAATGGTTTGATGTAGGGAACTTGATCAGAATAGAGTTGTCTCTTATAGTAaggcattttcttcttccaatttaCCTTCACAAATAATTAAACTGGTTTCAAACCAGAATGGTATTGAGGAAAATGCCGGCAAGACAAACGGATCCTCACCAAGAGCACTTATAAGTAAGTAGATTTTGTTCTAATATCTATGGTTTCAGAAATGGTACCCAACGAAGTACGGCTAACACATTTCATAATTCATTCTAGATTGGTTGCTACGCCTTGAGAATCTAGGAATTAAAGTTTTTGCAGGTGAGGAGGATAACCAAAGCAAATTGATTAGCGATGCGTTTGTAGCAGCTGCGCAAACTATGAAGTCAAGTGATAAGGAAAGTCGAAAACGAAAAGGGAAAAGCAGTGGAAAGAAGGTTAAGTTTGTGAAGTATGACCTTGCAGTAAACTCTGTTCCTGTCAAAGGTGGGACTTCAGCTTCAAATGATAGTTCAAGTGATGAGAGTGAAGTGGAGGATCCAAATTCAGATTCAGATGCCTAAGCTTTGAGTTACAAACTGATATTCAGATTCACAATCATGTTTTACAATTACATGATGATGCAGTGAGAAGTTGCATGTTGTCTCATACTTAAGTTTTGTCATGATTATATATTCCCTGTGCTTGATGATTTAATGCAAGACAGGCTGTAACAAATTTTTTCAGTCACATTTCATTTACATTAGAACTTTCTTAATTTGTTGTGTTGAGTTAGTATTACATTATTctagtaattagttgttagattagtttttttCCTTACTCCTTATCCCTTAGCTCAAGACAAAGACCTGAagggcaattttttttttctttctttcaaaaaaataaataagtatgtttaagaataaACAATCAATTTAGTTGTTGaagtcaaaatcaaaataagtcaaattgaagtcaaaatcaaaataacatattttattagaaaaaaaaggttataaatTTATTATAGAGAGATAACACTAAaatgaaacatattttagaaagagaatgaattgataatttatttttataaaattgagtTTACGATCTGACATGATGAAGAGAAGTGTGTGCTACAGACAATAAAGTACAATAGACTTGGTCTGAGATGTTTTCTTCTGGTTGGTTGAATATTCAAACCACATACATAcacacttatttaaaaaaaaaatattaaataaaaaaaaaatgacgcaCGCAACGTAGTAACACACATCTACACCTACCTAAGCTAAGaatcaattgaattgaattatttgaaTCACTATTCTTTCCGTATTCTTGTTTTGAAGGACTTGTTTTTGGACTTTGAATAGTCCAAATCCAAATTCTCTCTAATGGCAGCATCATCAGAATCCATACTCGATCACATCCCTCTCTTTGCCAAAGAACTTCTAGCCGGTGGTCTTGCTGGTGGCTTTGCTAAAACTGTTGTTGCTCCTCTTGAACGTCTCAAAATTCTTTTTCAGGTACTTTCTTTAATTCTCCTTTTTATGTCAAGTACAAGTACTCACTCACACATAATGAGAAAATCACACAATTCTTTAATCACAAATGTCCGTGCTACATACCTTACTTctttgcttttttgttttcgAAATGCTTTTGTGTGATttcatttaatgtttgattAATCTTGAATCCTAGACacttaatgaaataatttaGAGAATCGCAAAATCCGAGTTTTGCATTCCTAAGTCCTAACCATTACTGTTACATAAGAGGGGAACTTAACTTTAACTGCTTAAACTAACTCACCTGAATCAGTAAGTTAGTTACAGTTACAGTTACAGTTACAGACATAAGGTACCCTATGGTAGGTTCTATACTAGCTAGTAAATAATGTGATCTTGGATACTATGAAGCACCACCAACACCAAACATGGGCACCAAAGTTGACACAAGTAATagtttgaaaaaatgaattaattgaacgTAATCACGTATAAAACACTGTGATCTTGAAaactatgaagcatggacaccAAACATGAAATTGATACAtcgacaccgataataatttgagaaaatgaattaattgaatgtaatcacatatgTTATGTCGTGTCGTTGTCCAACAACAGGATATCGGGTAAATTATATTTCTGCTCAGAAATCAAATCAGTTTTCATCCATGACTTTGGATGTATTTTGTGATTACACGAAGTGTTAACGtcaatgcatttgaaattgaaactgCAGGTTGTTAGTCCAACCAAGTTGAATGTGTCGGGGATGGTAAATAACGAACAAGTTTATAGAGGGATCCGTGACTGTCTTTCAAAAACTTATAAAGAGGGTGGCATTAAAGGTATCTATAGGGGAGTAGGTATGCATTTAAATCTGCTTGTGTTTGCAACTGTTAATTCAGCAGCAGTATTGTATTTCACTGCTGTGTTGTTATTGCAGAACTCTTATGTTAATCATGGCCACAGCTCCG belongs to Medicago truncatula cultivar Jemalong A17 chromosome 6, MtrunA17r5.0-ANR, whole genome shotgun sequence and includes:
- the LOC11428975 gene encoding uncharacterized protein, which produces MMEVFLLKLCLFFDMGMEKSELEMCLKSWSVGSISSFQNVYFLEVLMRTTLETSLPLSSILKAKDEFLLKKVLFDALLLVEYSFIYENAKNIKSLALTRLIITHVAVEYLRELDQNRVVSYSKAFSSSNLPSQIIKLVSNQNGIEENAGKTNGSSPRALINWLLRLENLGIKVFAGEEDNQSKLISDAFVAAAQTMKSSDKESRKRKGKSSGKKVKFVKYDLAVNSVPVKGGTSASNDSSSDESEVEDPNSDSDA
- the LOC11436495 gene encoding mitochondrial carrier protein CoAc2 isoform X2, with protein sequence MAASSESILDHIPLFAKELLAGGLAGGFAKTVVAPLERLKILFQVVSPTKLNVSGMVNNEQVYRGIRDCLSKTYKEGGIKGIYRGVAPTLFGIFPYAGLKFYFYEEMKRHVPEDYKKSIMAKLTCGSVAGLLGQTFTYFLEVVRRQMQVVPSAAIGFTVYDTMKSYLRVPSRDEVD